Proteins from one Micromonospora sp. M71_S20 genomic window:
- a CDS encoding L,D-transpeptidase, which translates to MRFDRMNRRRVRTLAAAVGVPLLLLAAGVTGWVLIPAAAPTAPPVVAGPPASTSAAPTSAAPERVPVAAPAPDDLPVVDYGPAPRGFPADPDTLDTAPLTEGLHPTRRIAAYTAPGGRPLAFLDPTLSGVELTMPIARRQAGWTAVLLPSANRTLAWLPPGGHTTVALPDQIVVERKHHRLTWYRAGRAVRSWEVSLGQRGQETPLGRTFILGRTPPPESVYGGVDIYALGSVPDDPDSVPPGLRGAHIGVHSWYHDGELGRNTTNGCIRLTKSGQRELLAKVRPGTEVVVVDELPAPPPTA; encoded by the coding sequence GTGCGTTTTGACCGAATGAACCGGCGACGTGTCCGCACCCTGGCCGCCGCCGTCGGCGTACCCCTGCTCCTGCTGGCCGCCGGGGTCACCGGCTGGGTGCTGATCCCCGCGGCCGCGCCCACCGCGCCGCCGGTCGTCGCCGGGCCGCCCGCGTCGACCAGCGCGGCCCCGACCAGCGCGGCGCCGGAGCGGGTGCCCGTCGCCGCGCCCGCGCCGGACGACCTGCCGGTGGTCGACTACGGCCCGGCGCCCAGGGGCTTCCCGGCCGACCCGGACACCCTCGACACCGCGCCGCTGACCGAGGGCCTGCACCCGACCCGCCGGATCGCCGCCTACACCGCCCCCGGCGGCCGGCCGCTGGCCTTCCTCGACCCCACCCTCAGCGGCGTCGAGCTGACCATGCCCATCGCTCGGCGACAGGCCGGCTGGACGGCGGTGCTGCTCCCGTCGGCCAACCGCACGCTCGCCTGGCTGCCGCCCGGCGGCCACACCACCGTGGCGCTGCCCGACCAGATCGTGGTGGAGCGCAAGCACCACCGGCTCACCTGGTACCGCGCCGGCCGGGCCGTCCGCAGCTGGGAGGTCAGCCTCGGCCAGCGCGGCCAGGAGACCCCGCTGGGCCGGACCTTCATCCTCGGCCGCACCCCGCCGCCGGAGAGCGTGTACGGCGGCGTCGACATCTACGCCCTCGGCTCGGTGCCCGACGACCCCGACTCGGTGCCGCCGGGCCTGCGCGGCGCGCACATCGGCGTGCACAGCTGGTACCACGACGGCGAGCTGGGCCGGAACACCACCAACGGCTGCATCCGGCTGACGAAGAGCGGTCAGCGGGAACTGCTGGCGAAGGTCCGCCCCGGCACCGAGGTGGTCGTGGTCGACGAACTGCCCGCCCCGCCCCCGACGGCCTGA
- a CDS encoding prolyl oligopeptidase family protein yields the protein MARLTVETDDPYLWLEDLDGADAARWVRDRNAETVAALTGGEGFAALRAELRQVLDADDRIPYPGWRGDHLYYNFWTDATHPRGVWRRTTLDQYRRPEPEWDVLLDLDALAAEEGENWVWGGATVLRPGYGRCLVSLSRGGGDAVVVREFDLDRRVFVEDGFTLPEAKSAVGWIDADQIYVATDFGPGTLTSAGYPRVVRRWRRGTPLAEAGIVHEGHADDVAVWAWHDPTPGFERDFVGRRLDFFRSERHLLTATGELVPVAVPEDAGWDVHREWLLVRLRSPWTVGGVIHPAGALLAARFDAFLAGEREMTVLFRPDDRTALSGWSWTRDRLILATLVDVQSRLEVLTPDAAGWRREPLPGVPEFDHSEVVDTDPDNDDAYLLASEGFLQPATLRLGQAGGGVETLKRAPAAFDADGLAVRQFFAVSADGTRVPYFVVGDPHAPAGPTLLTGYGGYEIPMTPRYSGVIGRGWLARGGSYVVANIRGGGEYGPAWHRAALRENRPRAYEDFAAVAADLVTRGITTPERLGIEGGSNGGLLTGVMLTLHPSLFGAVVAHVPVLDMRRYHRLLAGASWMAEYGDPDVAADWEFLRRYSPYHNIDGDRSYPPVLLVTSTRDDRVHPGHARKMAARLREHGHDVSYYENVEGGHGAAANNEQRAFVWALTLEFLWRKLAGQARPPLPRRSSPAGTDERVAP from the coding sequence GTGGCGAGGTTGACCGTGGAGACCGACGACCCGTACCTCTGGCTGGAAGATCTCGACGGCGCGGACGCCGCGCGGTGGGTGCGGGACCGCAACGCGGAGACCGTGGCCGCCCTGACCGGCGGAGAGGGGTTCGCGGCCCTGCGGGCCGAGCTCCGCCAGGTGCTCGACGCGGACGACCGCATCCCCTACCCCGGGTGGCGCGGCGACCATCTCTACTACAACTTCTGGACCGACGCGACGCACCCGCGCGGGGTCTGGCGGCGGACGACGCTCGACCAGTACCGCCGGCCGGAGCCGGAGTGGGACGTGCTGCTCGACCTGGACGCGCTGGCCGCTGAGGAGGGCGAGAACTGGGTCTGGGGCGGGGCGACGGTGCTGCGGCCCGGCTACGGGCGCTGCCTGGTCAGCCTCTCCCGGGGCGGGGGCGACGCGGTCGTGGTGCGGGAGTTCGACCTCGACCGCCGCGTCTTCGTCGAGGACGGCTTCACGCTGCCCGAGGCGAAGAGCGCCGTGGGCTGGATCGACGCCGACCAGATCTACGTCGCCACCGACTTCGGGCCGGGAACGCTGACCTCCGCCGGCTATCCCCGGGTGGTCCGGCGGTGGCGGCGGGGCACGCCGCTGGCCGAGGCCGGGATCGTCCACGAGGGCCACGCCGACGACGTCGCCGTGTGGGCCTGGCACGACCCGACGCCCGGCTTCGAGCGCGACTTCGTGGGCCGCCGGCTGGACTTCTTCCGCTCGGAGCGGCACCTGCTGACCGCGACGGGGGAGCTGGTCCCGGTGGCCGTGCCGGAGGACGCCGGGTGGGACGTACACCGGGAGTGGCTGCTGGTCCGGCTGCGCTCGCCGTGGACGGTCGGCGGCGTGATCCACCCCGCGGGCGCCCTGCTGGCGGCCCGGTTCGACGCGTTCCTCGCGGGGGAGCGGGAGATGACGGTGCTCTTCCGCCCCGACGACCGTACGGCGCTCAGCGGCTGGTCCTGGACCCGTGACCGGCTGATCCTGGCCACCCTCGTCGACGTGCAGAGCCGGCTGGAGGTGCTGACGCCCGACGCGGCGGGCTGGCGGCGGGAGCCCCTGCCCGGGGTGCCGGAGTTCGACCACAGCGAGGTCGTCGACACCGACCCGGACAACGACGACGCCTACCTGCTCGCCTCGGAGGGGTTCCTCCAGCCGGCGACGCTGCGGCTCGGGCAGGCCGGCGGCGGGGTGGAGACGCTCAAGCGGGCACCGGCGGCCTTCGACGCGGACGGCCTGGCGGTACGCCAGTTCTTCGCCGTCTCGGCCGACGGCACGCGGGTGCCGTACTTCGTGGTGGGCGACCCGCACGCGCCCGCCGGGCCGACGCTGCTCACCGGCTACGGCGGCTACGAGATCCCGATGACCCCGCGCTACAGCGGGGTCATCGGCCGGGGATGGCTGGCCCGGGGCGGCAGCTACGTGGTGGCGAACATCCGGGGCGGCGGGGAGTACGGCCCCGCGTGGCACCGCGCCGCGCTGCGGGAGAACCGGCCCCGGGCGTACGAGGACTTCGCGGCGGTGGCGGCCGACCTGGTGACGCGCGGCATCACCACGCCGGAGCGGCTCGGCATCGAGGGCGGCAGTAACGGCGGCCTGCTGACGGGGGTGATGCTGACCCTCCACCCGTCGCTGTTCGGGGCGGTCGTCGCGCACGTGCCGGTGCTGGACATGCGGCGCTACCACCGGCTGCTGGCCGGCGCCTCGTGGATGGCCGAGTACGGCGACCCGGACGTGGCGGCCGACTGGGAGTTCCTGCGCCGGTACTCGCCGTACCACAACATCGACGGCGACCGGTCGTACCCGCCGGTCCTGCTCGTCACCTCGACCCGCGACGACCGGGTGCATCCGGGGCACGCCCGCAAGATGGCGGCCCGGCTGCGCGAGCACGGCCACGACGTGTCCTACTACGAGAACGTCGAGGGCGGGCACGGCGCGGCGGCGAACAACGAGCAGCGCGCCTTCGTCTGGGCCCTGACGCTGGAGTTCCTGTGGCGAAAGCTGGCCGGGCAGGCGCGCCCGCCCCTGCCGCGCCGGTCCTCGCCGGCCGGAACGGACGAGCGGGTCGCTCCCTGA
- a CDS encoding alpha-amylase family protein has protein sequence MQRRRRLSAIVALGVIAGLIVPTAATAPPAGAAPAGGKKVIANLFEWNWSSVATECRTTLGPKGYGWVQVSPPQEHVRGSQWWLAYQPVSYRIESRKGTRAQFKSMVDACHAAGVKVVVDAVVNHMSGQDNGGTGWAGSSYGHYDYPGIYQTQDFHHCGRNGGDDIANYNDRWEVQNCELVNLADLKTESDYVRTRIAGYLNDLLSLGVDGFRMDASKHMPAADIAAIKGKLSRSAYIVQEVIHGAGEPIQPGEYTGNGDVHEFRYGKDLARVFRSEKLAYLRNFGEGWGHLPSGSAGVFVDNHDTQRDVGGVLTYRDRGIYALANAFMLAWPYGSPTVMSSYTFSQRDQGPPSDSSGRTLNATCYSGWECEHRWPVIANMVGFRNATEGASVVNWYDNGNNHIAFGRSGKGYVTINDEDSAVTGRSYQTGLPAGRYCDVIHGTFSNGTCSGPVITVDGGGWFAANVPAHDAIAIHVGARLS, from the coding sequence ATGCAGAGACGTCGACGGTTGTCGGCGATCGTCGCCCTCGGCGTGATCGCCGGCCTGATCGTCCCCACCGCCGCGACCGCGCCCCCGGCCGGCGCGGCTCCGGCGGGCGGCAAGAAGGTCATCGCCAACCTCTTCGAGTGGAACTGGTCCTCGGTGGCCACCGAGTGCCGCACCACCCTCGGCCCGAAGGGCTACGGCTGGGTGCAGGTCTCGCCGCCCCAGGAGCACGTCCGGGGCTCGCAGTGGTGGCTGGCGTACCAGCCGGTCAGCTACCGGATCGAGTCCCGCAAGGGCACCCGCGCCCAGTTCAAGTCCATGGTCGACGCCTGCCACGCCGCCGGCGTCAAGGTGGTCGTCGACGCGGTCGTCAACCACATGTCCGGGCAGGACAACGGCGGCACCGGCTGGGCCGGCTCGTCGTACGGGCACTACGACTACCCCGGGATCTACCAGACGCAGGACTTCCACCACTGCGGTCGCAACGGCGGCGACGACATCGCCAACTACAACGACCGGTGGGAGGTGCAGAACTGCGAGCTGGTCAACCTCGCCGACCTGAAGACCGAGTCGGACTACGTCCGGACGAGGATCGCGGGCTACCTCAACGACCTGCTCTCGCTCGGCGTCGACGGCTTCCGGATGGACGCCAGCAAGCACATGCCGGCCGCCGACATCGCCGCCATCAAGGGCAAGCTGTCCCGCTCGGCGTACATCGTGCAGGAGGTGATCCACGGCGCCGGCGAGCCGATCCAGCCGGGCGAGTACACCGGCAACGGCGACGTGCACGAGTTCCGCTACGGCAAGGACCTCGCCCGGGTCTTCCGCTCTGAGAAGCTCGCCTACCTGCGCAACTTCGGCGAGGGGTGGGGACACCTGCCCAGCGGCTCGGCCGGCGTCTTCGTGGACAACCACGACACCCAGCGCGACGTCGGCGGGGTGCTGACCTACCGCGACCGGGGCATCTACGCGCTGGCCAACGCGTTCATGCTCGCCTGGCCGTACGGCTCCCCGACGGTGATGTCGAGCTACACGTTCAGCCAGCGCGACCAGGGCCCGCCCTCGGACAGCTCCGGCAGGACGCTCAACGCCACCTGCTACTCCGGCTGGGAGTGCGAGCACCGCTGGCCGGTCATCGCCAACATGGTCGGCTTCCGCAACGCCACCGAGGGCGCCAGCGTCGTCAACTGGTACGACAACGGCAACAACCACATCGCCTTCGGTCGGTCCGGCAAGGGCTACGTCACGATCAACGACGAGGACTCCGCGGTCACCGGCCGGTCGTACCAGACCGGGCTGCCGGCCGGGCGCTACTGCGACGTCATCCACGGCACTTTCAGCAACGGCACGTGCAGCGGGCCGGTGATCACCGTGGACGGCGGTGGCTGGTTCGCCGCGAACGTACCGGCCCACGACGCGATCGCCATCCACGTGGGCGCGCGGCTGAGCTGA
- a CDS encoding ferric reductase-like transmembrane domain-containing protein → MVRRRETIEEQMARAQRNQKPPTVRTTSTSRGARTRSRPAVALLTLSALAALWAATTLTGVGSAAYAYGFFFTEFFAGVVALVALSLTVMMGLLATDRLVLLIRHRVLLQSAHRATGILGVAGLVFHVLTKIATGRAGSTDAVVPFVGGRGLYVGLGTVAALLMVSVLWTGVVRARFAGVGPKWLWRTLHSAAYLSWPFAIVHGLNAGRPAKPWVMLSYLACVLLVVLALLVRLSVSLGRRRREQHQAAAMNQALAGRPAEDAPRRSLLRGLTRRADRAAKPEGRGGTWAATTVAGTALTGTWSAPAARRHDPGRFTVPAVPEPGTLRDPARPRRREETPAPASRRREEVAPVGRRREEAPVPAGRRYAEEPWDSPRRWQPGDLVSADPVSVGPVSDDPVSSAAFSAAPRSGGGRHSVEDDRDLEPDYWRPPVRYVPEEVPLPADDTPTLVDLASRRARRAAGESRSARRRRVNADAVDGAYWAGLRGEAK, encoded by the coding sequence GTGGTGCGCCGCCGCGAGACGATCGAGGAGCAGATGGCCCGGGCACAACGCAACCAGAAGCCGCCCACCGTCCGGACCACCAGCACCAGCCGGGGGGCCCGCACCCGGTCCCGGCCCGCGGTGGCCCTGCTGACCCTCTCGGCGCTCGCCGCGCTGTGGGCCGCCACCACGCTGACCGGCGTCGGCTCGGCCGCGTACGCGTACGGCTTCTTCTTCACCGAGTTCTTCGCCGGGGTCGTCGCCCTCGTGGCGTTGAGCCTCACCGTGATGATGGGGCTGCTCGCCACCGACCGGCTGGTGCTGCTGATCCGGCACCGGGTGCTGCTCCAGTCCGCGCACCGGGCCACCGGCATCCTCGGCGTCGCCGGGCTGGTCTTCCACGTGCTCACGAAGATCGCCACCGGCCGGGCGGGGAGCACCGACGCGGTGGTCCCCTTCGTCGGTGGGCGAGGCCTCTACGTCGGCCTCGGCACGGTGGCCGCCCTGCTGATGGTGAGCGTGCTCTGGACCGGTGTCGTCCGGGCCCGCTTCGCCGGGGTCGGTCCGAAGTGGCTCTGGCGCACGCTGCACTCGGCCGCGTACCTCTCCTGGCCGTTCGCCATCGTGCACGGGCTCAACGCCGGGCGGCCCGCGAAGCCCTGGGTGATGCTCAGTTACCTCGCCTGCGTCCTGCTGGTCGTGCTGGCGCTGCTGGTCCGCCTCTCCGTGAGCCTCGGCCGGCGCCGCCGGGAGCAGCACCAGGCCGCCGCGATGAACCAGGCCCTGGCCGGGCGGCCGGCCGAGGACGCCCCGCGCCGGTCGCTGTTGCGGGGCCTGACCCGACGCGCCGACCGGGCGGCGAAGCCGGAGGGGCGCGGGGGGACCTGGGCGGCCACCACGGTAGCCGGCACCGCGCTCACCGGCACCTGGTCCGCCCCCGCCGCGCGGCGTCACGACCCGGGGCGGTTCACCGTGCCGGCCGTGCCCGAGCCCGGCACGCTCCGCGACCCGGCACGCCCCCGCCGTCGCGAGGAGACCCCCGCGCCGGCCTCCCGGCGTCGCGAGGAGGTCGCCCCGGTCGGACGGCGCCGCGAGGAGGCCCCCGTGCCGGCCGGTCGCCGGTACGCCGAGGAACCCTGGGACAGCCCTCGCCGCTGGCAGCCCGGCGACCTGGTCTCGGCGGACCCGGTCTCGGTCGGGCCGGTCTCCGATGACCCGGTCTCCTCCGCCGCGTTCTCCGCGGCGCCGCGCAGCGGCGGCGGCCGGCACAGCGTCGAGGACGACCGGGACCTCGAACCGGACTACTGGCGGCCCCCGGTCCGGTACGTCCCCGAGGAGGTACCGCTGCCGGCCGACGACACCCCGACCCTGGTCGACCTCGCGTCCCGGCGGGCACGCCGGGCCGCCGGCGAGAGCCGGTCGGCCCGCCGCCGCCGGGTCAACGCCGACGCCGTCGACGGGGCGTACTGGGCCGGGCTGCGGGGTGAGGCGAAGTGA
- a CDS encoding NADH-quinone oxidoreductase subunit NuoF family protein, with translation MTRTTVPPVACVGEPRLTAGFAEYGRLDLLAHEEVHGPVGPMEPATLLRLAEGVQLKGKGGAGFPFAKKLRAVLESCERRDLPAVVVVNATEGEPASWKDKVLLTRAPHLVLDGAALAAYALDADEIVVGVADDGVGRDSLTDALEERRMPVPTSIVTVPHRFISGEGGALVNGINGLPHIPPGTKRRSSDSGVGGLPTLLSNAETYAQLAVASRLGPYEYAALGTDDEPGTVLLTVTGAARRPAVVECAAGTPLREILDLCEAPDGPGILTGGYHGRWITRESADRAEISRRGLAAVGGTLGAGILVPLGTDTCPLGEAAQVVRYLAGESAGQCGPCRMGLPDLARAVDLAVSGSAPVEVVRAAAGDVKGRGACGHPDGTARFALSAMEVFADDLRLHTTGEGCGRRVRAVMGLPGAPDPNPQRLTLDWSRCDGHGLCAHVVPDFIRLDGNGYPAFPPTPVPTWLREGARKAVKVCPELALRLTPAP, from the coding sequence GTGACGCGGACGACCGTGCCCCCGGTGGCCTGCGTCGGCGAGCCCCGGCTCACCGCCGGCTTCGCCGAGTACGGCCGGCTCGACCTGCTGGCCCACGAGGAGGTGCACGGGCCGGTCGGGCCGATGGAACCGGCCACCCTGCTCCGGCTCGCCGAGGGCGTCCAACTCAAGGGCAAGGGCGGTGCGGGCTTCCCGTTCGCCAAGAAGCTCCGCGCGGTGCTGGAGTCCTGCGAGCGGCGGGACCTCCCGGCGGTGGTGGTGGTCAACGCCACCGAGGGGGAGCCGGCGAGCTGGAAGGACAAGGTGCTGCTCACCCGGGCCCCGCACCTGGTCCTCGACGGCGCCGCGCTGGCCGCGTACGCGCTGGACGCCGACGAGATCGTCGTCGGGGTTGCCGACGACGGGGTGGGCCGCGACTCCCTGACCGACGCGCTGGAGGAACGCCGGATGCCGGTGCCGACCAGCATCGTCACCGTGCCGCACCGGTTCATCTCCGGCGAGGGCGGAGCCCTGGTCAACGGCATCAACGGCCTGCCGCACATCCCGCCGGGCACCAAGCGGCGCTCCAGCGACTCCGGCGTCGGCGGCCTGCCCACCCTGCTCTCCAACGCCGAGACGTACGCCCAGCTCGCGGTCGCCTCCCGGCTCGGCCCGTACGAGTACGCGGCGCTCGGCACCGACGACGAGCCGGGCACCGTGCTGCTCACCGTCACCGGCGCGGCCAGACGCCCGGCGGTGGTGGAATGCGCGGCCGGCACTCCGCTGCGGGAGATCCTCGACCTGTGCGAGGCGCCGGACGGGCCGGGCATCCTGACGGGCGGATACCACGGCAGGTGGATCACCCGGGAGTCCGCCGACCGGGCGGAGATCTCCCGCAGAGGGCTGGCCGCCGTGGGCGGCACCCTCGGCGCGGGCATCCTCGTCCCGCTCGGCACGGACACCTGCCCGCTCGGCGAGGCCGCCCAGGTGGTGCGCTACCTGGCCGGCGAGTCGGCGGGGCAGTGCGGTCCGTGCCGGATGGGCCTGCCCGACCTGGCCCGCGCCGTCGACCTGGCGGTCTCCGGCAGCGCCCCGGTGGAGGTGGTCCGCGCCGCCGCCGGCGACGTGAAGGGCCGCGGGGCGTGCGGCCACCCCGACGGTACGGCCCGGTTCGCGCTCTCCGCGATGGAGGTGTTCGCCGATGACCTGCGGCTGCACACCACCGGCGAGGGCTGTGGCCGGCGGGTCCGGGCGGTGATGGGCCTGCCGGGCGCCCCCGACCCGAATCCGCAGCGGCTCACGCTGGACTGGTCCCGCTGCGACGGGCACGGGCTGTGCGCGCACGTGGTGCCGGACTTCATCCGGCTCGACGGGAACGGCTACCCCGCCTTCCCGCCCACCCCCGTGCCGACCTGGCTGCGCGAGGGCGCGCGCAAGGCGGTCAAGGTCTGCCCCGAACTCGCGCTGCGCCTCACCCCCGCCCCCTGA